A single genomic interval of halophilic archaeon DL31 harbors:
- a CDS encoding hypothetical protein (KEGG: hla:Hlac_1543 hypothetical protein), whose product MEEISLGVPAGVLESLPEQDGTAAQDLQRAVAGIERSLNDAIAEADDEAEAVAVVADAVETMEEKAEEYDEFVPELRAWGQSPIYAIAWRNCYLELLAQVNEVEWVAERLDRERSYRRFEDGIRFGTD is encoded by the coding sequence ATGGAAGAGATCTCGCTGGGCGTTCCGGCCGGCGTTCTGGAGTCGCTCCCCGAACAGGACGGCACCGCCGCACAGGATCTGCAGCGCGCCGTCGCGGGAATCGAACGCAGTCTCAACGATGCCATCGCCGAGGCTGACGACGAGGCCGAAGCCGTCGCGGTCGTCGCCGACGCGGTCGAGACGATGGAGGAGAAAGCCGAGGAGTACGACGAGTTCGTCCCCGAACTCCGGGCTTGGGGCCAGTCGCCCATCTACGCGATCGCGTGGCGAAACTGCTACCTTGAACTCCTTGCCCAGGTGAACGAAGTCGAGTGGGTCGCCGAACGCCTCGACCGCGAGCGGAGCTACCGCCGCTTCGAGGACGGTATCCGGTTCGGGACGGACTGA
- a CDS encoding PUA domain containing protein (KEGG: hbo:Hbor_06070 tRNA-archaeosine synthase~PFAM: Pseudouridine synthase/archaeosine transglycosylase; Queuine/other tRNA-ribosyltransferase~SMART: Pseudouridine synthase/archaeosine transglycosylase): MTEYFEVHRRDGAARLGELRLSDPVTTPAAVDEHVEDAGSLWATDQEVPAGDDDHLTILPHRAFPPGTQEPVRESFRVDQPDIDAPTAAVIHSEEARNVGTDAYLLSDAQGFVGHAVGFRDAILRTKEAIPADTALYLSGVATPRNVATLVYAGVDLVDAKKAKLRGAEGFYLTSDGERFLEDLRELPCACSACEQPLSEFTRRDCVEHNENALQAELRVVRERIRTGRLRDYIEGQARHDQWLTATFREFDDQYGYVEERTPVMRDTELAAASGDSIRRTEIQRFAERVTTRYESEFDGPLVLVPCSATKPYSESQSHQQFHDAVQWRGHLASMTSPIGVVPQELELTYPAQQYDTVVTGRWTADEREFVAEVLGRFLQRNDYDRVIAHVPPGGYTDICETVEPDVDAPFEYTVADHPTTDDSLASLSAALEGEETYQKREREHRVIRAIADYQLGEGAGEALFGEGTEIQTTSHYPKLQLRDAEGEQLATMVPQYGVLAFTTAGARHWAASDAPTKRVEIDGFVPHGSVLAPGVVDADDEIRTGDEVVVSGPKAFGIGRAEMFGSEMRGSTRGVAVEMRHVDEL, encoded by the coding sequence ATGACTGAGTATTTCGAGGTTCACCGGCGGGACGGCGCCGCCCGGCTCGGTGAACTCCGGCTCTCCGACCCCGTGACGACGCCCGCGGCGGTTGATGAGCACGTCGAGGACGCCGGCTCGCTTTGGGCAACGGATCAGGAGGTGCCCGCCGGCGACGACGACCACCTCACGATTCTCCCCCACCGGGCGTTCCCGCCTGGAACCCAGGAGCCCGTCCGGGAGTCGTTCCGGGTCGACCAGCCCGACATCGACGCACCCACTGCGGCCGTCATCCACAGCGAGGAGGCCCGAAACGTCGGGACCGACGCCTACCTGCTCTCGGACGCACAGGGGTTCGTGGGCCACGCCGTCGGCTTCCGTGACGCAATCCTCCGAACCAAGGAGGCCATCCCCGCAGACACCGCGCTCTATCTCTCTGGCGTCGCGACCCCGCGAAACGTCGCGACGCTTGTCTACGCCGGTGTCGACCTCGTCGACGCCAAAAAGGCGAAACTGCGCGGCGCAGAAGGGTTCTACCTCACCAGCGATGGCGAGCGGTTCCTCGAGGACCTCCGGGAACTGCCCTGCGCCTGTTCGGCCTGCGAGCAGCCACTCTCGGAGTTCACTCGGCGCGATTGCGTCGAGCACAACGAGAACGCCCTCCAGGCCGAACTCCGGGTCGTCCGTGAGCGCATCCGGACCGGGCGCCTCCGTGACTACATCGAGGGCCAAGCCCGGCATGACCAGTGGCTCACCGCCACATTCCGGGAGTTCGACGACCAGTACGGCTACGTCGAGGAGCGCACGCCGGTCATGCGCGACACTGAACTCGCGGCCGCCAGCGGTGACAGCATCCGCCGGACCGAAATCCAGCGCTTCGCCGAGCGCGTCACCACCCGCTATGAGTCCGAGTTCGACGGGCCGCTGGTGCTCGTTCCCTGCTCGGCCACGAAACCCTACAGCGAGTCACAGAGCCACCAGCAGTTCCACGACGCCGTACAGTGGCGCGGCCATCTGGCGTCGATGACCTCGCCCATCGGCGTGGTCCCGCAGGAACTCGAACTCACCTACCCCGCCCAGCAGTACGACACGGTCGTCACTGGCCGCTGGACGGCCGACGAACGGGAGTTCGTCGCAGAGGTGCTGGGGCGCTTCCTCCAGCGCAATGACTACGACCGCGTCATCGCACACGTCCCGCCGGGCGGCTACACCGACATCTGTGAAACGGTCGAACCGGACGTGGACGCACCGTTCGAGTACACTGTCGCGGACCACCCGACGACCGACGACTCGCTCGCGAGTCTCTCGGCCGCGCTGGAGGGCGAGGAAACCTATCAGAAGCGCGAGCGCGAACACCGCGTCATCCGGGCGATTGCCGACTACCAACTCGGCGAAGGCGCGGGCGAGGCGCTGTTCGGCGAGGGAACCGAGATTCAGACCACCAGCCACTACCCCAAACTTCAGCTCCGCGACGCCGAGGGCGAGCAGTTGGCGACGATGGTGCCCCAGTACGGCGTGCTCGCGTTCACGACGGCAGGCGCTCGCCACTGGGCGGCGAGCGACGCACCGACCAAGCGCGTCGAAATCGACGGCTTCGTCCCGCACGGCAGCGTGCTTGCGCCGGGCGTCGTCGATGCCGACGACGAGATCCGGACTGGTGACGAAGTGGTCGTCTCCGGCCCGAAAGCGTTCGGTATCGGCCGCGCAGAGATGTTCGGCAGCGAAATGCGGGGTTCGACACGCGGGGTCGCGGTGGAGATGCGCCACGTCGACGAACTGTAA
- a CDS encoding 7-cyano-7-deazaguanine tRNA-ribosyltransferase (PFAM: Queuine/other tRNA-ribosyltransferase~TIGRFAM: Queuine/other tRNA-ribosyltransferase~HAMAP: 7-cyano-7-deazaguanine tRNA-ribosyltransferase~KEGG: nmg:Nmag_2676 tRNA-guanine transglycosylase, various specificities) has translation MRDCFELRATDGMARVGRLTVPRAGVTVETPALMPVINPNIQTISPRRLHEEFGAEILITNSYIIRKTEDLHERALEEGLHEMLDFPGAIVTDSGSFQLAEYGEIDTNTSEILQFQHDIGSDIGTPVDIPTPPDVSHERAARELDRTETALADAAEVETGEMLVNAPVQGSTHLDLREEAGAHAAATDLDVFPVGAIVPLLNAYRYDDMVEVTAAAKRGLHADCPVHLFGAGHPMMFAQAAAVGCDLFDSAAYALYARDDRYLTVRGTEQLDDLSYLPCPCPTCTDHDPDSLRALNNREREEALAAHNLHVTFAEIRRVRQAIREGSLLELVEERARAHPKSADGFRSLLDQAEQLEASDRVSKGTFFYTSPESARRPEVLRHHERLNRLETPETVLLSQFGAPEDHDYDAVWRLKPPFGPFPSSLSESYPLNAELPDTLEDAAYVAAADGVASLVEANPETTFTVGHDDWPAAALNAVPEGVETEDLSELGE, from the coding sequence ATGCGCGACTGTTTCGAACTCCGGGCGACTGACGGGATGGCCCGCGTCGGCCGGCTGACGGTGCCGCGGGCGGGCGTCACCGTCGAGACGCCGGCGCTGATGCCGGTGATCAACCCCAACATCCAGACCATCTCGCCGCGGCGACTCCACGAGGAGTTCGGCGCGGAGATCCTCATCACCAACTCCTACATCATCCGCAAGACCGAGGATCTCCACGAACGGGCACTGGAGGAGGGGCTTCACGAAATGCTCGATTTCCCGGGTGCGATCGTCACGGATTCGGGCTCGTTCCAGCTGGCAGAGTACGGCGAAATCGACACCAACACCAGCGAAATTCTGCAGTTCCAGCACGACATCGGGAGCGACATCGGCACGCCTGTCGACATCCCCACGCCCCCGGACGTGAGCCACGAGCGAGCGGCCAGGGAACTCGACCGAACCGAGACCGCGCTGGCTGACGCCGCCGAGGTCGAGACCGGCGAAATGCTCGTCAACGCGCCCGTGCAGGGTTCGACCCACCTCGACCTTCGGGAGGAGGCTGGCGCCCACGCCGCCGCGACGGACCTCGACGTGTTCCCCGTCGGCGCCATCGTCCCGCTGCTGAACGCCTACCGCTACGACGACATGGTGGAGGTCACCGCCGCTGCAAAGCGGGGCCTCCACGCCGACTGTCCAGTCCACCTCTTCGGCGCTGGCCACCCGATGATGTTCGCGCAGGCGGCCGCGGTCGGCTGTGACCTGTTCGACTCCGCGGCGTACGCGCTCTACGCTCGTGACGACCGCTATCTCACGGTCCGTGGGACTGAGCAACTCGACGACCTCTCCTACCTCCCGTGTCCCTGCCCGACGTGTACGGACCACGACCCCGACTCCCTCCGCGCCCTGAACAACCGCGAGCGCGAGGAAGCGCTTGCCGCCCACAACCTCCACGTCACCTTCGCCGAAATCCGCCGGGTCCGGCAGGCGATTCGAGAGGGAAGCCTGCTCGAACTGGTCGAGGAGCGCGCTCGGGCCCACCCCAAGAGCGCGGACGGCTTCCGCTCGCTGCTGGACCAGGCCGAACAGCTCGAGGCGAGCGACCGAGTCTCGAAGGGGACGTTCTTTTACACCTCACCCGAGAGCGCTCGCCGGCCGGAGGTCCTGCGCCACCACGAACGGCTCAACCGACTGGAGACCCCCGAGACGGTGTTGCTCTCGCAGTTCGGTGCGCCCGAGGACCACGACTACGATGCCGTCTGGCGTCTCAAACCACCGTTCGGCCCCTTCCCGAGTTCGCTCTCAGAGAGCTACCCGCTGAACGCTGAACTGCCGGACACGCTCGAAGATGCCGCGTACGTCGCGGCTGCTGATGGGGTTGCGTCACTGGTCGAAGCCAACCCAGAGACCACGTTCACTGTCGGCCACGACGACTGGCCGGCGGCAGCGCTCAACGCGGTTCCCGAGGGTGTCGAGACCGAGGACCTCTCGGAACTTGGCGAGTAA
- a CDS encoding Abortive infection protein (PFAM: Abortive infection protein~KEGG: hma:rrnAC0355 hypothetical protein), giving the protein MLARAHNSPVNPRLRAIASGVGLGVLGIGLGFGLVLVVGLSLALAGVEIGPLLSIGLSLILVQGIALMGVGYAYLRRQGIPLRSVGLRFPSLRELGVAAGAFVVSIIYLVVVSIVIQSLGAQTAENNVVSLGRQNPEILLLLIPGSYIFIGPGEELLFRGVIQTRIRDVFPPVSGVIIASIIFAGIHLPALSFGAPLSAKLTTLAVLMGPSLLLGASYEYTDNLVVPILIHGSYNALLFLGLYVQLTAGSSAAALL; this is encoded by the coding sequence ATGCTCGCTCGGGCCCACAACTCCCCTGTGAACCCTCGTCTTCGTGCAATCGCTTCGGGCGTCGGACTCGGCGTGCTGGGTATCGGTCTCGGGTTCGGACTTGTGCTCGTGGTGGGACTGAGCCTCGCACTCGCCGGCGTCGAGATCGGACCGTTGCTCAGTATCGGGCTCTCGCTGATTCTCGTCCAGGGAATCGCACTCATGGGCGTCGGCTACGCCTATCTCCGACGGCAGGGCATCCCGCTCCGCAGCGTCGGTCTCCGGTTCCCGTCGCTCCGTGAGCTCGGCGTCGCCGCCGGGGCGTTCGTGGTCTCCATCATCTATCTGGTGGTCGTGAGCATCGTCATCCAGTCCTTGGGCGCCCAGACCGCCGAGAACAACGTGGTGTCGCTGGGGAGACAGAACCCCGAAATACTTCTGTTGCTCATCCCGGGTTCCTACATCTTCATCGGGCCGGGTGAGGAGCTGCTGTTCCGCGGGGTAATTCAGACACGGATTCGCGATGTGTTTCCGCCCGTCTCCGGGGTGATTATCGCGAGCATCATCTTCGCCGGCATCCACCTCCCGGCGCTCTCTTTCGGCGCGCCGCTCTCGGCGAAACTCACCACGCTTGCGGTGTTGATGGGGCCAAGTCTCCTCCTCGGCGCCAGCTACGAGTACACCGACAACCTCGTCGTCCCCATCCTGATTCACGGCTCCTACAACGCGTTGCTGTTCCTCGGGCTCTACGTGCAGTTGACTGCTGGCTCCTCCGCGGCGGCCCTTCTCTGA
- a CDS encoding NUDIX hydrolase (PFAM: NUDIX hydrolase domain~KEGG: hwa:HQ3084A ADP-ribose pyrophosphatase; Mut/NUDIX family protein), with translation MTEKADGDDAESDGLAWETTGSKTAYRCPGFDVRRDDVLLPDGTPTNYHYIEEGDAVVILPFLPGGDEVVLVEEWRQAVGRVNRGLPAGGVEANDEDLLTAAARELREETGHEATQFEKLCTTEPANGITDSVHHTFVAYGCKPTATQVLDHNESIRAVTVNYDEFVDAVRCGDIRDGRAVLAVSRYEL, from the coding sequence ATGACCGAGAAGGCCGACGGTGACGATGCCGAAAGCGACGGGCTCGCGTGGGAGACGACAGGGTCCAAAACCGCGTACCGCTGCCCCGGATTCGACGTCCGGCGCGACGACGTGCTCCTTCCGGACGGAACCCCGACCAACTACCACTACATCGAGGAGGGCGACGCTGTCGTGATTCTTCCCTTCCTCCCCGGCGGCGACGAGGTCGTGCTCGTCGAAGAGTGGCGACAGGCTGTGGGGCGGGTGAACCGTGGGCTCCCTGCTGGCGGTGTCGAGGCCAACGACGAAGACCTGCTGACTGCAGCGGCCCGCGAACTCCGCGAGGAGACTGGCCACGAAGCCACGCAGTTCGAGAAACTCTGTACGACCGAGCCTGCCAACGGCATCACCGACTCCGTCCACCACACGTTCGTTGCCTACGGCTGTAAGCCGACGGCGACTCAGGTACTCGACCACAACGAGAGCATCCGGGCCGTGACGGTCAACTACGACGAGTTCGTGGACGCCGTGCGATGTGGCGACATCCGCGACGGCCGAGCGGTGCTGGCAGTGAGCCGGTACGAGCTATAA
- a CDS encoding hypothetical protein (KEGG: hma:pNG6077 hypothetical protein), whose amino-acid sequence MDTQTRGTALVVAGVALLVLSLGVSAAVAPDASVDDDGERRTLVGIQGGGPGWHEHGSILEFTGSEQTWQVGDTDSYFDVTELENGSVMAGFMDGGYTECGPYESPCTHTGFRIIDPDSAEITYEYSFPVRNQGNSEVHDVEQLGGGEYLFSDMENERLAVVKNDETVWQWNASSYYEAPEDPTTTDWLHINDVDVLSAGVYMVSVRNANQILIVERGEGVIETINADRGGPDDSCTKRGQLADQDGDGDVQCGSPEVLDHQHNPQWLGGEPGGTGEAAVLVADSDNDRVAELHRIDGEWEVAWTLERAGGIDLRWPRDADRLENGNTLVTDTLNKRIFEITRNGTVVWSVRTERIPYEADRVPYGEPARGEWYAGDGPAGEKRSSLGIPVVTWAAVMLRGVFPWLPFWYTGPQLLTTLASLGLVGAGGRDLWRARN is encoded by the coding sequence ATGGATACGCAGACACGCGGCACCGCGCTCGTCGTCGCCGGGGTGGCGCTGCTGGTGCTCTCCTTGGGCGTGAGCGCGGCCGTCGCGCCCGACGCCTCGGTCGACGACGATGGCGAGCGGCGCACGCTCGTCGGGATTCAGGGCGGGGGGCCGGGGTGGCACGAACACGGTAGTATCCTCGAGTTCACCGGGAGCGAACAGACGTGGCAGGTCGGGGACACGGACAGCTACTTCGACGTGACCGAACTTGAGAACGGGAGCGTGATGGCCGGGTTCATGGACGGCGGCTACACCGAGTGTGGCCCCTATGAGTCGCCGTGTACTCACACTGGCTTCCGCATCATCGACCCTGACAGCGCCGAAATCACCTACGAGTACTCCTTCCCCGTTCGGAATCAGGGCAACAGCGAGGTTCACGACGTCGAGCAACTGGGCGGCGGCGAGTACCTCTTCAGCGATATGGAGAACGAGCGACTGGCCGTCGTGAAAAACGACGAGACGGTCTGGCAGTGGAACGCCAGCAGCTACTACGAGGCGCCGGAGGACCCCACTACCACTGACTGGCTCCACATCAACGACGTGGACGTGCTCTCTGCGGGGGTGTACATGGTCTCGGTCCGTAACGCGAACCAGATACTCATCGTCGAACGCGGTGAAGGGGTCATCGAGACCATCAACGCCGACCGCGGCGGCCCGGACGACTCTTGTACCAAGCGGGGCCAACTCGCTGACCAGGACGGCGATGGCGACGTGCAGTGTGGCAGCCCCGAGGTGCTGGACCACCAGCACAACCCACAGTGGCTGGGCGGTGAGCCCGGTGGTACGGGCGAGGCGGCCGTGCTGGTCGCCGATAGCGACAACGACCGTGTCGCCGAACTCCACCGTATCGACGGTGAGTGGGAGGTCGCGTGGACGCTCGAGCGCGCGGGCGGTATCGACCTGCGCTGGCCTCGCGACGCCGACCGCTTGGAGAACGGCAACACGCTCGTGACGGACACGCTGAACAAGCGCATCTTCGAAATCACCCGTAACGGGACCGTCGTCTGGTCGGTCCGAACAGAGCGCATCCCCTACGAGGCCGACAGGGTTCCCTATGGCGAGCCGGCCCGCGGCGAGTGGTACGCCGGCGACGGTCCGGCCGGCGAGAAGCGCTCTTCCTTGGGAATCCCGGTGGTAACGTGGGCGGCCGTGATGCTTCGTGGCGTGTTCCCGTGGCTGCCGTTCTGGTACACCGGCCCGCAGTTGCTGACGACGCTCGCCTCCCTCGGATTGGTGGGTGCAGGCGGGCGGGACCTTTGGAGGGCCCGGAACTGA